Proteins found in one Ornithorhynchus anatinus isolate Pmale09 chromosome 8, mOrnAna1.pri.v4, whole genome shotgun sequence genomic segment:
- the PFDN4 gene encoding prefoldin subunit 4 isoform X2, with amino-acid sequence MAATMKKAAAEDVNVTFEDQQKINKFARNTSRITELKEEIDVKKKQLQNLEDACDDIMMLDDDSLMIPYQIGDVFISHSQDETQEMLEDAKGTHSLNLFGKTGDGNMKDVIKIFLL; translated from the exons GCTGCAGAAGATGTCAATGTCACTTTTGAAGATCAACAGAAGATTAATAAATTTGCTAGGAATACCAGTAGAATCACAGAGCTGAAGGAAGAAATAGACGTGAAAAAG aAACAGCTGCAGAACTTGGAAGATGCTTGTGATGACATCATGATGCTGGATGATGATTCTTTAATGATCCCTTATCAAATTGGTGATGTTTTCATTAGCCATTCCCAAGATGAAACCCAAGAAATGTTGGAAGATGCAAAG gggactcacagtctaaacttgtTCGGAAAGACTGGTGACGGGAACATGAAGGATGTAATAAAGATATTTCTGCTTTAA
- the PFDN4 gene encoding prefoldin subunit 4 isoform X1, with the protein MAATMKKAAAEDVNVTFEDQQKINKFARNTSRITELKEEIDVKKKQLQNLEDACDDIMMLDDDSLMIPYQIGDVFISHSQDETQEMLEDAKKNLQDEIDALESRVTSIQRVLADLKVQLYAKFGSNINLEADDS; encoded by the exons GCTGCAGAAGATGTCAATGTCACTTTTGAAGATCAACAGAAGATTAATAAATTTGCTAGGAATACCAGTAGAATCACAGAGCTGAAGGAAGAAATAGACGTGAAAAAG aAACAGCTGCAGAACTTGGAAGATGCTTGTGATGACATCATGATGCTGGATGATGATTCTTTAATGATCCCTTATCAAATTGGTGATGTTTTCATTAGCCATTCCCAAGATGAAACCCAAGAAATGTTGGAAGATGCAAAG AAAAATTTACAAGACGAGATTGACGCATTAGAGTCAAGAGTAACATCTATCCAGCGAGTGTTAGCTGACTTGAAAGTTCAGTTGTATGCAAAATTTGGGAGCAACATAAACCTTGAAGCAGATGACAGCTAA